The DNA region CCGCCAGTCGAGCCCGATGACGTCACCGCCCGCCGCGCGCATCTCCTCGAGCATCTCGCAGGTGTTGGTGCCGAAGTGGATGACCGGCACACCGGCCGCCGAGGCTCTCTTCAGCACCCGCATCGACCAGGGCTGCACGTAGCGCGCATAGTCACGCGGCGAGAGTGCTCCCACCCATGAGTCGAACATCTGAAGCGCCTGCGCCCCCGCCTCGGCCTGGGCCACGAGGAAGTCGCCGAGCATATCGGCGAGAAGCGCCATCATGTGCGCCCATAGATCGGGCGCCCCGTACATCATGCGCTTGGCATTGATGTAGGTGCGCGACCCGCCCCCCTCGATCATGTAGCTGGCCAGCGTGAACGGCGCGCCGCAGAAGCCGATGAGGGGCACGTGCGGGGGGAGCGCCGCACGCGTCAGACGGATGGCCTCGAGCACATAGCCCAGCGCCTCTCGCGGATCGAAGGTGCGCAGGCCGCGAACGTCATCAGCGGTGCGCACGGGGCGTTCGATGACCGGGCCCTCTCCGGCGGCGAAGTGGAAGGGCACCCCCAGCGCCGGCAGGGGCAGCAGGATGTCGGCGAAGATGATCGAGGCATCGAGATCAAAGCGCCGGATGGGCTGGAGCGTGACCTCGCACGCCAGCTCGGGAGCACGACACAGCTCGAGCATGCCGTGCTTCTCGCGCAGCGCGCGATACTCGGCCATGTAGCGACCGGCCTGCCGCATGAACCATACGGGCGTGCGGTCGACCGGCTGACGTCGGCAGGCGCGGATGAACGGACTTCCCTCGAGGGCTTCTGAAAGCGACGATTGGCGTGACATGGGTGCGCGAGTACGCCCAGCGCCCGCGTTATCCCTGCCCTTGGGCGGCTGCGCGCGCCTTCAGTCCTGCGTGACCGACGCAACCGTGGCAGGGCTGGACGCCCCGCCGATCTCGAGGCTCGCCTGCCAGGCGCGCAGGAAAGGCCACCAGATGAGCGCGCTGAGCGCCATGTTCACCGCGAGCAGCACAAGGGCGCGCCAGTCTCCAGTCGAGAGGGGAGCGCCCAGGAAGCACGGCAGGACCCACGGCACCTCGATGAATGGGCGGGCCACCAGGCCGAACCGCAGCGCCAGCCACGCCACACCCGCGCACGCCACGGGCGCGGCGATGAAGGGAACCGCGAACACCGGGCTGAGAACCACGGGAAGACCGAAGATGAAGGGCTCGTTCACATTGAAGAGGGACGGCACAAGGGCGAGGCGCGCCATGGCGCGCGCATGGGGATGGCGCGCGCGAAGCAGGAGGAGGACGGCCGGCAGCGTGGCGCCGGCCCCCCCGATCCAGACGAACCACTGATAGAACGGGTAGGCGGTGATGTAGGGCAAGGGCTGGCCGGCAAGATGCGCATCGCTGTTGGCCACGAGCCACTGCGTCCAGAACGTGAGGAAGAGGGCGTTGATCACCGAGACCCCGTGCACGCCGGCAAACTGCAGCAGGTGGAGCACGAGGTTGACAACGAGCACGCAGGCGAGGGAGTCACCAAGCGCCTCGAGGGGCGCGAGCGCCCAGACCAGCTCCTGGCGAAGATTGACGCCCAGGCAGTGGCGCACATACCAGACCAGCGTCACCGAGATGAGCATGGGGAGAAAGCTTCGAAACGCATCGCCAACAGCACGTGGCACGCCCTGGGCGTCGACGTCGCCCTCTGCTCCCGCCGTGCCTTCCGAGGGCTTCGGGCGGATGATGACGCGAGCGAGCTCCACCGACCCGAGGGCGCAGGCGATGGCCAGGAAGAGGCCCGCGGGACCGAGGTCCTCCATGACGACCACGCGGGCATTCTTCCCGTCGATCGCCGCCATCTGGGGAGCGGCCGTCATGAGGAACGTGGCCAGCGCCCCAGCGCATGATGGCATGACAGGCAGGCTGTACTGCCGCGCCAGGCTCCCCGCAACCGTGCAGACCACGTACAGGCTGAGCAGCGCCATGGTCAGCCGATAGGGGACGAGGAGCACGTCAGCGTTCGTCATGTACCACGCGATCGGCGCCCACTGCAGGAAGCCCGGGACACCGTGGGCGTCGATGAAGCGGCACACATCCTTCTGGGCGCCGAGCAGCAGGAAGGTGCTGCCCACGAGAATGATGGGCACGGCCGAGATGATGCCGTCGCGCAGCGCGATCAGATGGCGCTGGCGGCCCAGTCGCTCGAGCAGCGACAGGAGTGCCGGGGGCAGCGGAGGAGAAGCGGGGTTCGTCATGGCGCTTGCAGGTTGGCCCTCCATCAGGCGCTTTCCTTCGTGGCCTCGCTCGCCGGATCGTGCGCTGAAGCCCCACCGGCGGGCCTCCAAAAAAAGTCGTTAGATTCGTCGCACTTCATGGAATCATGTGGAGGAGGCGGCACGGGCCGTGGTGAATTGTGCGCGACCGCGAGCGTCGAACGGCGAATTCCCATGCCTGGCGCAGCATCCACACCACAAGCTTCCCGAAGTCCCTCCTCCGCCCGGCCGACCCATGCGCGTGCACAGACACGCGGTCGGCCCCTCGCCGGTCAAGAGGGGGCCTGCGAGGAAAGATGCAGGAGAGAACCCCATGAGCACCCCCACCACACACGCGCCCGGGGCAGGCGTCGCGACGGCAGTCAGACCGTTGTTCGACGAGCAGCCCAACGATGAGTCGACCCCCCACGACGCATCGTCAGACAGCGAGGGCGCGCAGACCGGACCCGAGGTCTCCATTCGTGATGAAGCCGAGATCGTCCGGGTCCTCAGCCAGGAGATCAACGCAAACATCGAGCAGGTCCGCGCCACCCTCACCCTGCTCGAAGACGGCGCCACCGTGCCGTTCATCGCCCGCTACCGCAAAGAGGTCACCCAGAACCTCAACGAGGTGCAGATCCGGCTGCTCAACGAGCGTCGCCGCTACTTCAGCGACCTCCTTGCCCGCCGCGCCACCATCGTCAGCACCATCGAGTCGCAGGGCCTTCTCACCGCCGAGCTGCGCGCGTCCATCGAGGGCTGCCTCGAGCGCACGCGCCTCGAAGACCTCTACCTGCCCTACCGCCCGAAGCGCCGCACCCGCGCCATGGTCGCGGTCGAGAAGGGTCTCGAGCCGCTGGCCCGCGTGGTGTACCAGCAGAGCGAGCACGACACCGCAGTAAAGCTCAACGAGGCCGCTGACGCGCTCATCAGCGACGAGAAGGGCCTCGCCAATCGCGATGAGGTCTTCGCAGGGGTGCGCGACGTCATCGCCGAGTGGATCGCAGAAGACGCCGACCTGCGCCAGATCGTTCGCGACCTCATGTTCCGCGAGGGCGAGGTCCGCTCGAAGGTTCGGTCACCCCGTGCGACCGAAGCCGCCGCCGAGGCGCCCGCCGAGGCCGGCGCGAGCGACGAGCGCGCGCGCGCACGCGCAGCCCGCGCCGCGCAGAAGGCACGCGAGCGCGAAGAGGCGCTCGCCCGCTACAAGATCTATCACGACTTCCATGAGAGCGTGCGCACGATTCCCTCCCACCGCATCATGGCCATCCGCCGCGCCGCCCGCGAGGAGATCCTCACCTACAGCGTGGAGATCGACACCGAGCGCGCGCTCCAGCACCTGCGCCCCCATCTCATCGTCAACCTGGCGGGGCCGCACACCATCCACGTCGAGGCGGCGCTTGTCGACGCCTACAACCGCCTGATGAAGCCGTCGATCGAGACCGAGGTGAAGCAGGCGCTGCGCAAGCAGGCTGACAACGAAGCCATCCGCGTGTTCACCGAGAACCTCGAGAACCTGCTGCTCACGCCGCCGGGCGGCTCGCTCGTGGTGATGGGCCTCGACCCGGGCTTCCGCACGGGCTGCAAGGTGGCCGTGGTCGACACGACAGGCAAGCTCATCGATCACGCCACCATCTACCCGACTGAGCCGCGCAACGACGAGCGAGGCGCGGAGAAGGTGCTCAACAGCCTCATCGATCGATACGGCGTGGGTGCCATCGCCATCGGCAACGGCACCGCCTCGCGTGAGACGCACAGCTTCGTGCGCCGCATGATCGCCAAGCGCGCCAACAGCGCGGGCCTGTTCGCCATGGTGGTGAACGAGGCGGGCGCGTCGGTGTACTCGGCGTCCGACGAAGCGCGTGAGGAGTTCCCCGATCTCGACGTCACGGTGCGTGGCGCGGTCTCCATCGCACGGCGGCTCCAAGACCCCCTGGCCGAGCTGGTGAAGATCGACCCGCGCTCGCTCGGCGTTGGCCAGTACCAGCACGACATCGATCAGAAGCGCCTCCGTCAGGCGCTGCACGACACCGTCGAGTCTTGCGTGAATCGCGTCGGCGTCGACCTGAACACCGCATCTGTGGCGCTGCTGCGCTACGTCGCCGGCATCGGCGAGAAGGTGGCGCAGGCCATCGTGAAGCGTCGCGATGACAGCGGTCCCTTCGGGAAGCGCAACGATCTGCTCTCGGTCACCGGCATCGGCCCCAAGACCTTCGAGCAGGCGGCAGGCTTCCTGCGCATCCGGGACGGGGCCGTGGCCCTCGACAACACCGGCGTGCACCCCGAGTCGTACGCGGTGGTCGACGCCATCGCGCGCTCGCTCGGCATCGATGTCGACCTGCTGATCCACACCCCGGAGAAGCTCACCCAGGTCAACAAGGAGACGGTGACCACCGAGACCCAGGTCGGCGGCTTCACCCTCTCTGACATCCTCGACGAGCTGGGCAAGCCCGGCCGCGATCCTCGCGAGAAGTTCGTGGTTCCCGAGTTCCGCGAAGACGTGCACCGCCTGGAAGATCTGAGCACCGGCATGGAGCTTGAGGGCACCGTCACCAACGTGGCCAACTTCGGCGCCTTCGTCGACATCGGCGTGCATCAAGACGGTCTCGTCCACGTGTCTGAGCTCTCTCACCGATTTGTTCAAGACCCGCGCGAGGTCGTGCGGGTCGGTGACATCGTGAAGGTTCGGGTGCTCTCGGTCGATCACGACCGCAAGCGCATCGCCCTCTCGATGAAAGCGGTGGGCAGCCCCGAGATGCCGGTGGAGCGTCCGCAGCAGCGGCGCGAGCCGGTTGCCCCCCGTCCGCGACCCCAGCACGATCGCGGGTTCGACGGTGGCCATCGCGGCGACGAGCGTGGCGAGACCCGCACCTTCAGCGCGCCGACACCCGCGCCGGCTTCGGCTCAGGTCGAGGCGCCGAGCAACTATGTGCCCGGCAGCTGGAAGCGCTCGACCGCATCGCCGACCGCCGCCCCTTCAAAGGCGCGAGCCAAGGCCCTGAAGACCACCACCGCGGCAACCAAGGCCGTCGAGAGGACCGCCACGGAGACGCCCAGCGAGGTGTCGGAGCGCATCCGCCTGCTGCAGGAGCGCTTCAACCGCAACCGCTGACGCTGCTTCTGCGCAGCTGACGCAAGAGAGCGCCCCCGTCCGGCTGGTCCGGGCGGGGGCGCTTCTCTCTGTGCCGTGAAGGATCCAACCCGACTCAGTCAGCCGTGACCCGCAGCGAGATGTCGAGCGAGGGGCTCGAGTGCGTGAGTGCCCCCATCGAGATGTAGTCGACCCCCAGCTCGAGCAGGCCCGGCAGCGTGGCGGCCGTGACGTTGCCTGACACCTCGACGCGCGCGCGACCTGCGATGATGTCGGGTCGCTCGGTGAGCGCGTCGCGCAGCTGCTCGAGGTCTTCGACCTCGACCTCTACCGTTGCCGTCACTGGCGCGGACGCACGCGCGCGACGAATCGCCTCGGACGGAGAGGCGAACTTCAGATGGTTGTTCTTGATCATCACCGCGTCGAACAGCCCGATGCGATGGTTGAAGCCGCCGCCCGCGCGCACCGCGGCCTTCTCGAGCGCCCGCATGCCGGGCGTGGTCTTGCGCGTGTCGAGCAGGCGCGTGCGCGACCCTTCGAGCAAGGCAGCCACCCGCGCCGTAGCCGTGGCGACTCCGCTCAGACGCTGCACGAAGTTGAGCGCGACGCGCTCGCCGCTCAGAATCGACCGCGCAGGCCCTGTCACCTCAGCCAGCTGCGTGCCCGGCGACACGCTGGCCCCTTCGGCAAGAAGCTCGCTGAACACGCATCGAGGGTCGAGCACCTCAAAGGCGCGACGAGACGCCACAAGCCCAGACATAACCCCCTCGGCCTTCGCCACGAACACGGCGCGCGCCGTGGCGTGAGAAGGCACGACGGCCAGCGTGGTGAGATCGCCCGTGCCCAGATCTTCGTCGAGCGCGGCCTGTACAATGCGGTCGATGGCGGAAAGCAACATGCCTCCCGCTTCGAAACAGCCGAGAGCGTCCCCTCCCGTGCGCCGTGACGCCAGCGGCCGGAGTTCTCTGGCTCGGCAGGAATCAAACGGCTCGCAGCGACAACCCCCCCTGCATGCGCACCCTCCAGATGTTCATCAACGGCCAGCTCGTCGATAGCCCCGAGCACTTCGACGATATCGATCCCGCCACCGGAAACACCATCGCCAAGGTCGCGCTGGCAACCCCGACCCACGTCGATCAGGCCGTCGAGGCCGCTCGAAATGCCCTGAAGGGCGACTGGGGACGCCTGACGCTGCAGGCGCGCCAGCAACTGCTCAACCGCGTGGCCGATGGCATCATGGCGCGCTTCGATGACTTTGTCGAGGCCGAGGTGAGAGACACCGGAAAGCCCGTCACCACGGCCCGCAGCCTCGACATCCCGCGAGGCGCCGCCAACTTCCGCATCTTCGCCGATCTGATGCGCGGCCTGTCGACCGAGTGCTTCGAGACCGACACCGACGACGGCCGCGGCGCCCTCAACTACGCCTTGCGCTCCCCGCTCGGCGTCATCGGGGTGGTGTGCCCCTGGAACCTTCCGCTGCTGCTCATGACCTGGAAGGTCGCCCCCGCCCTCGCCGCCGGCAACGCGGTGGTGGTGAAGCCCTCTGAAGAGACGCCAGCCACGGCGACGCTGCTGGGCGAGGTGATGCGCGACGCCGGGGTCCCCGCGGGCGCCTACAACGTGGTGCACGGATTCGGCCCGGGCAGCGCGGGCGAGTGGCTCACCAGCCATCCCGGCATCAACGCCATCACGTTCACGGGGGAGAGCCGAACCGGCTCGACCATCATGCGCGCGGCGGCAGCCGGCGTGAAACCCGTCTCGTTCGAGCTGGGTGGCAAGAACGCCGCGGTCATCTTCGCCGACAGCGACTTCGACGCCGCGGTTGCCGGCACGGCGCGATCGACCTTCACCAACAGCGGTCAGGTGTGTCTGTGCAGCGAGCGCGTCTACGTCGAGCGCCCCATCTACGAGCGGTTCGTCGAGGCGCTCGCAGCCGAGGCGCGCAGGCTGAAAGCCGGCGACCCCTTCGACCCCGCCACCACCCTGGGCCCCATGATCTCGAAGACCCATCGCGAGAAGGTGCTCTCGTACCTCGCGCTGGCCCGCACCGAAGGAGCGCGCGAGCGAACGGGCGGACACGCGCCCGCGCTAGAAGCCCCGTATGACAGCGGCTTCTTCGTCGAGCCGACGGTCTGGACCGACCTGCCGGAGTCGGCGCGGTGCGTGCGCGAAGAGGTGTTCGGCCCCGTGTGCCACGTGCGCCCCTTCGATGATGAAGAC from Pseudomonadota bacterium includes:
- the hemE gene encoding uroporphyrinogen decarboxylase; its protein translation is MSRQSSLSEALEGSPFIRACRRQPVDRTPVWFMRQAGRYMAEYRALREKHGMLELCRAPELACEVTLQPIRRFDLDASIIFADILLPLPALGVPFHFAAGEGPVIERPVRTADDVRGLRTFDPREALGYVLEAIRLTRAALPPHVPLIGFCGAPFTLASYMIEGGGSRTYINAKRMMYGAPDLWAHMMALLADMLGDFLVAQAEAGAQALQMFDSWVGALSPRDYARYVQPWSMRVLKRASAAGVPVIHFGTNTCEMLEEMRAAGGDVIGLDWR
- a CDS encoding PTS sugar transporter subunit IIC, with the translated sequence MEGQPASAMTNPASPPLPPALLSLLERLGRQRHLIALRDGIISAVPIILVGSTFLLLGAQKDVCRFIDAHGVPGFLQWAPIAWYMTNADVLLVPYRLTMALLSLYVVCTVAGSLARQYSLPVMPSCAGALATFLMTAAPQMAAIDGKNARVVVMEDLGPAGLFLAIACALGSVELARVIIRPKPSEGTAGAEGDVDAQGVPRAVGDAFRSFLPMLISVTLVWYVRHCLGVNLRQELVWALAPLEALGDSLACVLVVNLVLHLLQFAGVHGVSVINALFLTFWTQWLVANSDAHLAGQPLPYITAYPFYQWFVWIGGAGATLPAVLLLLRARHPHARAMARLALVPSLFNVNEPFIFGLPVVLSPVFAVPFIAAPVACAGVAWLALRFGLVARPFIEVPWVLPCFLGAPLSTGDWRALVLLAVNMALSALIWWPFLRAWQASLEIGGASSPATVASVTQD
- a CDS encoding S1 RNA-binding domain-containing protein; this encodes MSTPTTHAPGAGVATAVRPLFDEQPNDESTPHDASSDSEGAQTGPEVSIRDEAEIVRVLSQEINANIEQVRATLTLLEDGATVPFIARYRKEVTQNLNEVQIRLLNERRRYFSDLLARRATIVSTIESQGLLTAELRASIEGCLERTRLEDLYLPYRPKRRTRAMVAVEKGLEPLARVVYQQSEHDTAVKLNEAADALISDEKGLANRDEVFAGVRDVIAEWIAEDADLRQIVRDLMFREGEVRSKVRSPRATEAAAEAPAEAGASDERARARAARAAQKAREREEALARYKIYHDFHESVRTIPSHRIMAIRRAAREEILTYSVEIDTERALQHLRPHLIVNLAGPHTIHVEAALVDAYNRLMKPSIETEVKQALRKQADNEAIRVFTENLENLLLTPPGGSLVVMGLDPGFRTGCKVAVVDTTGKLIDHATIYPTEPRNDERGAEKVLNSLIDRYGVGAIAIGNGTASRETHSFVRRMIAKRANSAGLFAMVVNEAGASVYSASDEAREEFPDLDVTVRGAVSIARRLQDPLAELVKIDPRSLGVGQYQHDIDQKRLRQALHDTVESCVNRVGVDLNTASVALLRYVAGIGEKVAQAIVKRRDDSGPFGKRNDLLSVTGIGPKTFEQAAGFLRIRDGAVALDNTGVHPESYAVVDAIARSLGIDVDLLIHTPEKLTQVNKETVTTETQVGGFTLSDILDELGKPGRDPREKFVVPEFREDVHRLEDLSTGMELEGTVTNVANFGAFVDIGVHQDGLVHVSELSHRFVQDPREVVRVGDIVKVRVLSVDHDRKRIALSMKAVGSPEMPVERPQQRREPVAPRPRPQHDRGFDGGHRGDERGETRTFSAPTPAPASAQVEAPSNYVPGSWKRSTASPTAAPSKARAKALKTTTAATKAVERTATETPSEVSERIRLLQERFNRNR
- the nadC gene encoding carboxylating nicotinate-nucleotide diphosphorylase, with the translated sequence MLLSAIDRIVQAALDEDLGTGDLTTLAVVPSHATARAVFVAKAEGVMSGLVASRRAFEVLDPRCVFSELLAEGASVSPGTQLAEVTGPARSILSGERVALNFVQRLSGVATATARVAALLEGSRTRLLDTRKTTPGMRALEKAAVRAGGGFNHRIGLFDAVMIKNNHLKFASPSEAIRRARASAPVTATVEVEVEDLEQLRDALTERPDIIAGRARVEVSGNVTAATLPGLLELGVDYISMGALTHSSPSLDISLRVTAD
- a CDS encoding 2-hydroxymuconic semialdehyde dehydrogenase, coding for MRTLQMFINGQLVDSPEHFDDIDPATGNTIAKVALATPTHVDQAVEAARNALKGDWGRLTLQARQQLLNRVADGIMARFDDFVEAEVRDTGKPVTTARSLDIPRGAANFRIFADLMRGLSTECFETDTDDGRGALNYALRSPLGVIGVVCPWNLPLLLMTWKVAPALAAGNAVVVKPSEETPATATLLGEVMRDAGVPAGAYNVVHGFGPGSAGEWLTSHPGINAITFTGESRTGSTIMRAAAAGVKPVSFELGGKNAAVIFADSDFDAAVAGTARSTFTNSGQVCLCSERVYVERPIYERFVEALAAEARRLKAGDPFDPATTLGPMISKTHREKVLSYLALARTEGARERTGGHAPALEAPYDSGFFVEPTVWTDLPESARCVREEVFGPVCHVRPFDDEDEAVSLANDSDYGLAAAVWTRDLSRAHRVARRIEAGLVWVNTWYLRDLRTPFGGMKLSGLGREGGRHSFDFYSELRNVCIKL